A portion of the Cucurbita pepo subsp. pepo cultivar mu-cu-16 unplaced genomic scaffold, ASM280686v2 Cp4.1_scaffold000995, whole genome shotgun sequence genome contains these proteins:
- the LOC111786083 gene encoding LOB domain-containing protein 24-like produces the protein MISGRCAACKYLRRRCPSDCIFSPFFPSNNPQRFAIVHRIYGASNVAKFLHQLPLHLRPEAAETLFFEAKCRIEDPVYGCVGIISQLQHQLHVAETQLAKTRAEIAFLASNLQEAQPQDFAVQPIQGPNTIGFSQIGLSTPAHWFNS, from the exons ATGATCTCTGGTCGTTGTGCAGCTTGTAAGTATTTGAGAAGAAGATGTCCTTCCGATTgcattttttcccctttctttccttccaataatcctcaaaGATTCGCCATTGTTCATCGAATCTATGGTGCCAGCAATGTCGCCAAATTCCTCCAt CAACTCCCTCTGCATCTACGACCCGAAGCAGCCGAAACTTTGTTCTTTGAGGCAAAATGCAGAATTGAAGATCCAGTTTATGGATGTGTTGGAATTATTTCTCAATTACAACATCAATTACACGTGGCAGAAACCCAGTTGGCCAAAACTCGGGCTGAGATTGCATTTCTCGCTTCCAACCTCCAAGAAGCCCAACCACAAGATTTTGCAGTTCAGCCCATTCAAGGCCCAAATACTATTGGGTTCTCTCAGATTGGGCTTTCCACTCCAGCCCATTGGTTTAATTCATAG